A section of the Microbulbifer pacificus genome encodes:
- a CDS encoding electron transfer flavoprotein-ubiquinone oxidoreductase, producing MEYDVVIVGAGPAGLAAACKLRQINEDISVCVVEKGSEVGAHILSGAVFEPTALNELFPDWKERGAPLETAVKGDDIYVLRGPDSSLKVPNALVPSTMHNEGNYIISLGNLCRWLAEQAEALGVEIFPGFAAAEVLYNDDGSVKGIATGDMGVGANGEQKDSYMPGMELHAKYTLFAEGCRGHLGKQLIAKFSLDANRDPQHYGIGIKEIWKVDSAKHQQGLVVHTAGWPLDESGSAGGGFLYHLEDNQVVVGLITDLSYSNPHVSPFDEFQRYKHHPVIKQYLEGGQRIAYGARAIVKGGLQSQPKMTFPGGLLIGDDAGTLNFAKIKGNHTAMKSGMLAAESVAEALAAERGSDELTDYSERYKNSWAWKELHMQRNFGPAQHKWGNIIGSAYAFIDINLFKGKLPWTLSDSKADHAQLKPAADCKKINYPKPDGKLSFDKLSSVFISNTNHEEDQPCHLTLKDSDIPLNHNLPIYDEPAQRYCPAGVYEVIEEAGSKRFQINAQNCVHCKTCDIKDPTQNIIWVAPEGGGGPNYPNM from the coding sequence ATGGAATACGACGTAGTGATCGTGGGCGCCGGCCCCGCCGGACTTGCCGCCGCGTGCAAACTGCGTCAGATCAACGAAGACATTTCCGTTTGCGTAGTGGAAAAAGGCTCCGAGGTGGGCGCGCACATCCTGTCAGGCGCCGTGTTTGAACCGACCGCCCTGAACGAACTCTTCCCGGACTGGAAAGAACGCGGCGCGCCACTGGAAACCGCCGTAAAGGGCGACGATATCTACGTACTGCGCGGCCCTGATTCATCCCTCAAAGTCCCCAATGCACTGGTGCCGAGCACCATGCACAACGAGGGCAACTACATCATCAGCCTCGGCAACCTGTGCCGCTGGCTGGCTGAACAGGCAGAAGCACTGGGCGTTGAAATCTTCCCGGGCTTTGCCGCTGCTGAAGTTTTGTACAACGACGACGGCTCAGTGAAAGGTATTGCCACCGGTGACATGGGCGTCGGCGCAAATGGCGAGCAAAAAGACAGCTACATGCCCGGCATGGAGCTGCACGCCAAATACACCCTGTTTGCCGAAGGTTGCCGCGGCCACTTGGGCAAGCAGCTGATCGCCAAGTTCTCTCTGGATGCCAACCGCGATCCCCAACACTACGGTATTGGCATCAAGGAAATCTGGAAAGTCGACAGCGCGAAACACCAGCAGGGCCTGGTAGTGCACACTGCCGGCTGGCCGCTGGATGAATCCGGCTCTGCCGGTGGTGGCTTCCTCTATCACCTGGAAGACAACCAGGTAGTGGTCGGCCTGATCACCGACCTCTCCTACAGCAACCCGCACGTGAGCCCGTTTGACGAATTCCAGCGCTACAAGCACCACCCGGTGATCAAGCAGTACCTGGAAGGCGGCCAGCGCATTGCCTACGGTGCGCGCGCCATCGTCAAGGGCGGCCTGCAGTCACAGCCGAAGATGACCTTCCCAGGCGGCCTGCTGATCGGCGACGACGCCGGCACCCTGAACTTTGCCAAGATCAAGGGCAACCACACCGCGATGAAGTCTGGCATGCTGGCCGCGGAATCCGTAGCCGAAGCACTGGCGGCTGAACGCGGAAGCGACGAGCTCACCGATTACAGCGAGCGCTACAAAAACAGCTGGGCCTGGAAAGAGCTGCACATGCAGCGCAACTTCGGTCCCGCGCAGCACAAGTGGGGCAACATCATCGGCTCCGCCTATGCCTTCATCGACATCAACCTGTTCAAGGGCAAGCTGCCCTGGACCCTGAGCGACAGCAAGGCGGATCACGCCCAGCTGAAGCCAGCCGCTGACTGCAAAAAAATCAATTATCCGAAGCCGGATGGCAAACTGAGCTTCGACAAGCTCTCCTCGGTGTTTATTTCCAACACCAACCACGAGGAAGACCAGCCCTGTCACCTGACCTTAAAGGACAGTGACATCCCGCTAAACCACAACCTGCCGATCTACGACGAACCCGCTCAGCGCTACTGCCCTGCCGGTGTATACGAAGTGATTGAAGAAGCCGGCAGCAAGCGCTTCCAGATCAATGCGCAGAACTGCGTACACTGCAAAACCTGCGATATCAAAGATCCCACCCAGAATATTATTTGGGTGGCTCCGGAGGGCGGCGGCGGCCCCAACTACCCCAACATGTAA
- a CDS encoding electron transfer flavoprotein subunit beta/FixA family protein, translating to MKVLVAVKRVVDYNVKVRPKADGSDVDIANVKMSINPFCEIAVEEAVRLKEKGVVSEIVAVSMGPKQCQEQIRTALALGADRGILVETDAELQPLAVAKCLSALVEKEAPQLVILGKQSIDGDNNQTGQMLAALTGMGQGTFASEVNVEDASVKVTREVDGGLQTVELKLPAVVTTDLRLNEPRYASLPNIMKAKKKPLDTTTPDELGVDIAPRTKTLKVEPPAERQAGIKVADVAELVEKLKSEAKVI from the coding sequence ATGAAAGTTCTTGTAGCTGTGAAACGCGTTGTGGATTACAACGTGAAAGTCCGCCCCAAGGCGGACGGTTCGGATGTGGATATCGCTAATGTGAAGATGTCCATCAACCCCTTCTGCGAAATCGCGGTTGAAGAAGCGGTTCGCCTGAAAGAGAAGGGTGTGGTCAGCGAGATCGTCGCTGTTTCCATGGGCCCAAAACAGTGTCAGGAACAGATTCGCACTGCGCTGGCACTGGGTGCCGATCGCGGTATCCTGGTGGAGACCGATGCCGAACTCCAGCCGCTTGCGGTGGCCAAGTGCCTGAGCGCGCTGGTGGAAAAAGAAGCACCCCAGTTGGTAATTCTCGGCAAGCAATCCATCGACGGTGACAACAATCAGACCGGCCAGATGCTGGCGGCGCTCACCGGCATGGGGCAGGGCACCTTTGCCTCCGAGGTGAATGTAGAAGACGCGTCAGTCAAGGTTACCCGTGAAGTCGACGGCGGCCTGCAGACCGTTGAGCTGAAGCTGCCCGCGGTAGTTACCACCGACCTGCGCCTGAACGAGCCGCGTTACGCCTCTCTCCCCAATATCATGAAGGCCAAGAAAAAGCCGCTTGATACCACCACCCCGGATGAGCTGGGTGTGGACATTGCCCCGCGCACCAAAACCCTGAAAGTCGAGCCGCCGGCCGAGCGTCAGGCAGGCATCAAGGTTGCCGATGTGGCAGAACTGGTGGAAAAACTGAAAAGCGAGGCGAAAGTAATCTGA
- a CDS encoding electron transfer flavoprotein subunit alpha/FixB family protein has translation MSILVIAEHDNAELKGATLNTIAAAKAIGGDIDVLVAGSGCGAVAEAAAKADGVSKVLVADSAAYEHQLAENVAKLVADLGKNYSHVLAPATTTGKNMLPRAAALLDVQPLSDIIAVESPDTFKRPIYAGNVIATVQSSDAIKVASVRTTAFDPVAAEGGSAAVEQVSIVDDAGLSKFVGEELAKSDRPELTAARVVISGGRGMQNGDNFELLYKVADKLGAAVGASRAAVDAGFVPNDMQVGQTGKIVAPDLYIAVGISGAIQHLAGMKDSKVIVAINKDEEAPIFSVADYGLVADLFDAVPELETKL, from the coding sequence ATGAGCATTCTTGTAATTGCAGAGCACGATAACGCCGAGCTGAAAGGCGCAACTCTGAATACTATCGCTGCGGCCAAGGCCATTGGTGGTGATATCGACGTGCTGGTTGCCGGTAGCGGTTGCGGCGCAGTAGCTGAAGCTGCGGCCAAGGCGGACGGCGTGAGCAAGGTTCTGGTGGCGGACAGCGCCGCTTACGAACACCAGCTGGCAGAAAATGTCGCCAAGCTGGTTGCGGACCTGGGCAAGAACTACAGCCATGTACTCGCTCCGGCCACGACCACAGGCAAGAACATGCTGCCGCGCGCGGCGGCCCTGCTGGATGTGCAGCCGCTGTCCGACATCATCGCGGTGGAAAGCCCGGATACGTTCAAGCGTCCGATCTATGCCGGTAACGTGATTGCGACTGTTCAGAGCTCTGACGCCATCAAGGTGGCGTCTGTGCGTACTACCGCGTTTGACCCGGTAGCGGCCGAAGGTGGCAGTGCGGCAGTGGAGCAGGTGAGCATTGTTGATGACGCCGGCCTCTCCAAATTCGTGGGCGAAGAGCTGGCGAAATCTGACCGTCCGGAACTCACTGCCGCGCGCGTGGTCATTTCTGGTGGTCGCGGTATGCAGAACGGCGACAACTTTGAACTGCTGTACAAGGTTGCCGATAAGCTGGGTGCAGCGGTTGGCGCATCCCGCGCTGCGGTTGATGCCGGCTTCGTACCCAACGACATGCAGGTGGGTCAGACCGGCAAGATCGTTGCCCCGGATCTGTATATTGCAGTCGGTATTTCCGGTGCCATCCAGCACCTGGCAGGTATGAAGGACTCCAAAGTGATCGTAGCCATCAACAAGGATGAAGAAGCGCCCATCTTCTCCGTGGCGGACTACGGCCTGGTAGCGGATCTGTTTGATGCGGTACCTGAGCTTGAAACAAAACTGTAA
- a CDS encoding type II secretion system protein N, with translation MSLVKRTITSALQGSSATVGGNTAKRSLLATAGVIGGWFAVNLLAYGHLAVPSDTDSGLLAERSTRSVGTNTAVSLPATAFFGVAAVKTEAAPEIDLANIPITQLNLVLSGVLSSSVNDRASALVSERGKPAERVYVGHKLPGGAEVYSVEVDHIILRRNGQMEKLTYPDAEGRPAVPKQYASYAQQAAEVISANAASDRTDKQQSIRERLEQLREMARDRQGARSAN, from the coding sequence ATGTCTTTAGTGAAGCGCACAATAACATCCGCTCTGCAGGGTTCCTCCGCCACAGTGGGGGGCAACACGGCAAAACGCAGTCTGTTGGCGACTGCCGGGGTCATCGGCGGCTGGTTTGCGGTGAATCTGCTGGCCTATGGGCATCTCGCCGTTCCGTCTGATACCGATAGCGGCTTGCTCGCGGAGCGCAGCACCCGCAGTGTCGGCACTAATACAGCGGTTTCTCTGCCGGCCACCGCTTTTTTCGGTGTTGCCGCGGTAAAAACCGAAGCTGCGCCCGAAATTGACCTCGCCAACATTCCCATTACGCAGTTGAATCTGGTACTTTCCGGCGTGCTCAGTAGCAGCGTCAATGATCGCGCCAGTGCTCTGGTATCCGAGCGCGGTAAGCCTGCAGAGCGTGTTTACGTAGGGCACAAGCTGCCTGGTGGCGCCGAAGTCTACTCTGTAGAGGTCGATCATATTATCCTTCGCCGCAACGGGCAGATGGAAAAATTGACCTATCCAGATGCTGAGGGACGTCCTGCAGTGCCAAAACAGTACGCCAGTTACGCACAACAGGCCGCTGAGGTCATCAGTGCCAATGCGGCGTCTGACCGGACGGACAAGCAACAGTCAATTCGCGAACGCCTTGAGCAGTTGCGTGAAATGGCGCGAGACCGGCAGGGGGCGCGATCTGCGAACTGA
- the gspD gene encoding type II secretion system secretin GspD codes for MIRVFHRRLVPVALSFLLSFSVLAQTSAERVRGVPERVTLSLDNADIRDLINWAADFTGKNIIVHPNVKGKVTVVAGDPMTHEQAFDVFMSVLQVNGFSLVEQGDAWKVVPDALAKQQAIPVVDDLTRAPGEALVVRTVKIENISAAQLIAMLRPLIPQTGHLAAYADTNTLIVADRAANIEQIVRLIKQLDRAGAIDIELVPLEFASAKEVKQVINELLQGGGKQAGSDVQPLRIAVDERSNAILLTGDPVVRQQLKKVIERLDQPLSGEGNTAVVYVQYASAADLKPILEGMSGSIQKTEKDQQVADVEVSIQVNEELNALVLTAPPSLLETMKGVIAKLDVRRAQVLIEAIIVEVTEGTGNKLGVKWIAGNNDDVFAGFENDFAETPIIDDDGNVLSEYNPFSLSPLNLARSGLNLGFLTGTDVRVAINAMASENNANILSTPTIMALDNEEAEILVGQNVPFITGEQLLSGSNNDPFTTIQRQDVGTTLKVTPRVNNNNSVTLEIEQKVENVLPVTGQAADIITSKREIRTKVLIDDGAILVLGGLIEDKVTEINQKVPLLGDIPGIGRLFRNSDKSVDKTNLMVFLRPRILSNQVAGYEETRRRYRDMQEKQLQLRDNTSRVWDWNRGEVLPDLLPPAAIYEQQEEVPPLEPEDFK; via the coding sequence ATGATTCGCGTGTTTCACCGACGACTGGTACCAGTCGCCCTGAGTTTTTTGTTGTCGTTTTCGGTGCTGGCTCAGACGTCCGCGGAAAGGGTGCGTGGCGTGCCCGAGCGGGTAACGCTTTCACTGGATAACGCCGATATCCGCGACCTGATCAATTGGGCGGCGGACTTCACCGGCAAAAACATCATTGTCCACCCCAACGTAAAGGGTAAGGTGACCGTCGTTGCCGGTGACCCGATGACCCATGAGCAGGCATTTGACGTGTTCATGTCGGTGCTGCAGGTCAACGGTTTCAGCCTGGTGGAGCAGGGCGATGCCTGGAAGGTGGTGCCGGATGCGCTCGCCAAGCAGCAGGCGATCCCGGTGGTGGATGACCTGACTCGCGCACCGGGCGAAGCGCTCGTGGTGCGCACCGTAAAAATCGAGAACATTTCTGCAGCGCAGCTGATCGCCATGCTGCGCCCCCTTATCCCCCAGACCGGCCACCTGGCCGCCTATGCGGATACCAACACCCTGATCGTGGCCGATCGCGCAGCGAACATTGAGCAGATCGTGCGTCTGATCAAGCAGCTCGATCGCGCCGGAGCCATCGATATCGAACTGGTACCGCTGGAGTTCGCCTCTGCCAAAGAGGTCAAACAGGTGATCAACGAATTGCTGCAAGGCGGCGGCAAGCAGGCGGGCAGTGATGTCCAGCCACTGCGTATTGCCGTAGACGAGCGCTCCAATGCGATCCTGCTGACCGGCGACCCGGTTGTGCGCCAGCAGCTGAAAAAGGTCATCGAGCGTCTGGACCAGCCGCTCTCCGGTGAAGGCAACACCGCCGTGGTTTACGTGCAGTATGCCAGCGCCGCGGATCTGAAGCCGATCCTCGAGGGTATGAGTGGCAGCATCCAGAAGACGGAAAAGGACCAGCAGGTTGCGGACGTCGAGGTGAGCATTCAGGTCAACGAAGAGCTGAACGCGCTGGTTCTCACTGCGCCGCCGTCGCTGCTGGAAACCATGAAGGGTGTCATTGCCAAGCTGGACGTGCGCCGTGCCCAGGTCCTGATTGAAGCAATTATTGTTGAGGTAACCGAAGGCACCGGTAACAAGCTGGGTGTCAAATGGATTGCCGGTAACAACGACGATGTATTTGCCGGTTTTGAAAATGATTTTGCGGAAACACCGATCATCGACGATGACGGCAATGTGCTCTCTGAATACAACCCGTTTTCCCTCTCTCCGCTGAACCTTGCGCGCTCGGGTCTCAATCTCGGATTCCTTACCGGCACAGACGTGCGGGTAGCGATCAACGCCATGGCCAGTGAGAACAACGCCAATATCCTGTCCACGCCCACCATCATGGCGCTGGATAACGAGGAGGCGGAAATTCTCGTCGGCCAGAACGTGCCGTTCATCACCGGCGAGCAATTGCTGTCTGGCAGCAATAACGATCCTTTCACCACCATTCAGCGTCAGGACGTGGGTACCACCCTGAAGGTCACGCCGCGGGTCAACAACAACAACTCCGTTACCCTTGAGATCGAGCAGAAGGTCGAGAACGTTTTGCCAGTCACCGGGCAGGCTGCGGATATCATCACCAGCAAGCGCGAAATCCGTACCAAGGTGCTGATCGACGATGGCGCCATTCTGGTGCTGGGCGGTTTGATCGAAGACAAGGTCACCGAAATCAATCAGAAGGTACCGCTGCTCGGCGATATCCCGGGGATCGGCCGCCTGTTCCGCAACTCGGACAAATCCGTCGACAAAACCAACCTGATGGTATTCCTGCGCCCGCGCATCCTGAGCAATCAGGTCGCAGGTTACGAGGAAACCCGCCGCCGCTACCGCGACATGCAGGAGAAACAACTCCAGCTGCGCGACAACACCAGTCGTGTCTGGGACTGGAACCGCGGTGAGGTCCTGCCGGATCTGCTGCCGCCAGCCGCGATCTATGAGCAGCAGGAAGAAGTGCCGCCTTTGGAGCCTGAGGACTTCAAATAA
- the gspE gene encoding type II secretion system ATPase GspE, with protein sequence MTVLAVKRLPYAFAKRHQVLLAEVEGTPVLQYVAPLNPSVLAEVQRLCELPLGIAAVDQGSFQQSLQRQYENREGGNLSDVESLGEDLDLAAVADSLPETEDLLEQEDDAPIVKLINAIFAESLKQGASDIHIETFEKRLVVRFRVDGVLREVLQPRRALAPLLVSRIKVMAKLDIAEKRVPQDGRISLLMGGREVDVRVSTMPSSAGERVVMRLLDKQAGKMDMRNLGMSERDLKVMMDLLGRPHGILLVTGPTGSGKTTTLYAGLASINNREKNILTVEDPVEYNLEGVGQTQVNTKADMTFARGLRAILRQDPDVVMVGEIRDLETMQIAIQASLTGHLVLSTLHTNTALGAVTRLVDMGIEPFLLSSSIIGVLAQRLVRVLCPECRQPHEADAFECRMLGLEEGARATIHRPGGCEKCNHSGYLGRVGIYELVPVNERLRQMIHDRASESSLVQEARKLGPSIRDDGMAKVLAGITSLEEVLRVTQES encoded by the coding sequence ATGACGGTGCTAGCGGTAAAACGTCTGCCTTACGCCTTCGCCAAGCGCCATCAGGTGCTGCTGGCGGAAGTGGAGGGCACGCCGGTGCTGCAATATGTGGCGCCGCTGAATCCCTCTGTACTGGCTGAGGTACAGCGGTTGTGCGAGCTGCCGCTGGGTATTGCCGCGGTGGATCAGGGTAGCTTCCAGCAATCCCTGCAACGGCAGTATGAAAACCGCGAGGGTGGCAATCTTTCCGACGTGGAAAGCCTCGGTGAGGATCTGGATCTGGCCGCGGTGGCCGATTCGCTGCCGGAAACCGAAGACCTGCTGGAGCAGGAAGACGACGCGCCCATCGTCAAACTGATCAATGCCATTTTTGCCGAGTCCCTGAAGCAGGGGGCTTCGGATATCCATATCGAAACCTTCGAAAAGCGCCTTGTGGTGCGCTTTCGGGTGGACGGTGTGCTGCGCGAAGTGCTGCAGCCGCGCCGTGCGCTGGCACCGCTATTGGTGTCGCGTATCAAGGTTATGGCAAAGCTGGATATCGCCGAAAAGCGCGTACCCCAGGACGGCCGGATTTCGCTGCTGATGGGCGGGCGCGAAGTGGATGTGCGGGTATCCACCATGCCGTCTTCCGCCGGCGAGCGTGTGGTGATGCGTCTGCTGGACAAGCAGGCCGGCAAGATGGACATGCGCAATCTCGGTATGTCCGAGCGCGATCTCAAGGTCATGATGGATCTGCTGGGGCGGCCCCACGGTATCCTGCTGGTGACCGGCCCTACCGGTTCCGGTAAAACCACCACCCTTTACGCAGGCCTCGCCAGCATCAATAACCGTGAGAAGAATATCCTCACGGTGGAAGATCCGGTGGAGTACAACCTGGAGGGCGTCGGCCAGACCCAGGTAAACACCAAGGCGGATATGACGTTCGCCCGCGGTCTGCGTGCCATCCTGCGTCAGGATCCGGATGTGGTGATGGTGGGGGAGATTCGCGACCTGGAAACCATGCAGATCGCCATTCAGGCGAGTTTGACCGGTCACCTGGTGCTGTCCACGCTGCACACGAACACCGCACTCGGCGCGGTTACCCGTCTTGTGGATATGGGGATTGAACCCTTCCTGTTGTCGTCCAGTATCATCGGTGTGCTGGCACAGCGGTTGGTGCGGGTGCTCTGTCCGGAGTGCCGCCAGCCTCACGAAGCGGACGCCTTCGAGTGCCGTATGCTGGGACTGGAGGAGGGGGCTCGTGCCACCATCCACCGCCCCGGTGGCTGCGAAAAATGTAACCACAGCGGTTATCTCGGTCGCGTTGGCATCTATGAGCTGGTGCCGGTAAATGAGAGACTGCGGCAGATGATCCACGATCGCGCCTCTGAAAGTTCGCTGGTTCAGGAAGCCCGCAAACTGGGGCCGAGCATTCGCGACGACGGCATGGCAAAGGTGCTGGCGGGAATCACTTCACTGGAAGAAGTACTGCGGGTAACCCAGGAGTCCTGA
- the gspF gene encoding type II secretion system inner membrane protein GspF: MGAFEYTALNNGGRKNRGTLEADSAKAARQQLRAKGLIPLEVTPAVESTAATSSGNLLSGSPGLGIKALALLTRQIATLLRAGIPLEETLGAIANQSRNQKVRRIVLAVRAKVLEGHSFAQALGSFPRAFPKLYRATVEAGEHSGHLDDVLERLGDYTENQQVFRQKVQLALIYPLVLVVICVLVVTGLMVYVVPDVIEVFTGTGQQLPLATRILVSISDFISAWGWIIPPAIVLLVVCWILLLRQPGFRYRFHHRLLDMPVIGWLVRGGQSARYVGTLAILTGSSVPLVQAMGIASGVMGNDYLKERLQVAQKFVREGGSLRRALEDVEYFPPMMTYMIASGESSGTLDQMLVRAAENQERDLQGAVTAFVSLFEPIMLLVMAGIVLFIVMAIMMPIMSMNQLVV; encoded by the coding sequence ATGGGTGCATTCGAGTACACCGCCCTCAATAATGGCGGACGTAAAAATCGCGGTACGCTCGAGGCGGACAGCGCAAAAGCGGCGCGTCAGCAGTTGCGGGCTAAAGGTCTTATCCCGCTGGAAGTGACTCCGGCGGTAGAATCCACTGCCGCCACCTCATCTGGCAATTTGCTTTCCGGCAGTCCGGGTCTCGGTATCAAGGCGCTGGCGCTACTGACGCGGCAGATTGCCACGCTATTACGTGCCGGTATTCCCCTTGAAGAAACCCTCGGCGCCATCGCCAACCAGAGCCGCAACCAGAAGGTACGACGCATCGTGCTCGCGGTACGTGCCAAGGTACTGGAAGGGCACAGTTTTGCGCAGGCGCTGGGCAGTTTCCCCCGTGCATTCCCCAAGCTCTACCGTGCCACCGTAGAGGCGGGCGAGCACTCCGGGCATCTGGACGATGTGCTCGAACGCCTGGGTGATTACACCGAGAACCAGCAGGTGTTCCGCCAAAAGGTACAGCTGGCGCTGATTTACCCGCTGGTGCTGGTGGTCATCTGTGTGCTGGTAGTGACCGGTCTGATGGTATACGTGGTGCCGGACGTGATCGAAGTGTTCACCGGTACCGGCCAGCAGTTACCCCTCGCCACCCGTATTCTTGTCTCCATCAGCGACTTTATTTCCGCCTGGGGCTGGATCATTCCACCGGCAATCGTGCTGTTGGTGGTGTGCTGGATTCTCCTGTTGCGCCAGCCTGGATTCCGCTATCGCTTCCACCACCGGCTGCTCGATATGCCGGTCATTGGCTGGCTGGTGCGCGGGGGCCAGAGTGCGCGTTACGTGGGTACGCTGGCCATCCTTACCGGGAGCAGTGTGCCATTGGTACAGGCCATGGGCATCGCCAGTGGCGTTATGGGAAATGACTATTTGAAAGAGCGGCTGCAGGTTGCGCAGAAATTCGTGCGTGAGGGCGGTAGTCTGCGGCGGGCACTAGAAGATGTGGAATACTTCCCGCCGATGATGACCTACATGATTGCCAGCGGCGAGTCCTCCGGGACCCTTGATCAGATGCTGGTGCGGGCGGCGGAGAACCAGGAGCGGGATCTGCAGGGTGCGGTCACCGCCTTTGTCAGTCTGTTTGAGCCAATCATGTTGCTGGTAATGGCTGGAATCGTGCTGTTTATCGTGATGGCCATCATGATGCCCATCATGAGCATGAATCAGTTGGTGGTGTGA
- the gspG gene encoding type II secretion system major pseudopilin GspG, whose product MRNMRKSGGFTLIEIMVVIVILGVLGALVVPNIMGRTGEARVKAATVDLRAISTALDMYRMDNFVYPSSDQGLEALVSKPSGFPEAKNWTEPYLKKAPKDPWGNQYQYISPGSSGPYDLLSLGADGKPGGEGEAADLVASEL is encoded by the coding sequence ATGAGAAACATGCGTAAGAGCGGGGGCTTTACCCTGATCGAGATCATGGTGGTGATCGTGATTCTTGGTGTGCTGGGTGCACTTGTGGTGCCGAACATTATGGGCCGCACCGGCGAGGCACGGGTCAAGGCTGCCACTGTGGATCTGCGTGCCATCTCCACCGCGTTGGATATGTACCGTATGGACAATTTCGTTTACCCGAGTTCTGACCAGGGGCTGGAAGCTCTGGTGAGTAAACCTTCCGGTTTTCCAGAAGCCAAGAACTGGACCGAGCCCTACCTGAAGAAGGCTCCGAAAGACCCCTGGGGCAACCAGTACCAGTACATCAGCCCCGGCAGTTCTGGCCCCTATGACCTGCTCAGCCTGGGTGCCGATGGCAAACCCGGTGGTGAGGGCGAAGCCGCCGACCTGGTCGCGTCTGAACTCTGA
- a CDS encoding type II secretion system protein, which translates to MRVAAHCQRGFTLIELLVVIVIIASLAGMATLSLNNTDSRHWTGEVQRLGNLLQLVADRALIDKAHYGVVFEERSYQVVRYDSSAMKWQEIDFSAAPNVANARRFAAHQLPPNMRIEVLSQTELPGATSEQSSFGGNRSGGGSRGDKGKEELLPQFAALSSGEVLPVEIGFFLLKDGKDGRGAIISYSTLHGMELEWQADDY; encoded by the coding sequence ATGCGCGTTGCAGCCCACTGCCAACGGGGTTTTACCCTGATCGAACTTCTGGTGGTGATTGTCATCATCGCTTCTCTTGCGGGTATGGCAACGCTCTCCCTGAATAATACCGACAGCCGCCACTGGACCGGGGAGGTCCAGCGGCTCGGTAACCTCCTGCAGCTGGTGGCAGACCGCGCGCTCATCGATAAAGCCCATTACGGGGTGGTTTTTGAGGAGCGCAGTTATCAGGTGGTTCGCTACGACTCCAGCGCCATGAAATGGCAGGAGATCGATTTTTCCGCGGCGCCCAATGTCGCCAATGCCCGCCGTTTTGCCGCCCACCAGCTTCCACCCAATATGCGCATCGAGGTGCTTTCACAGACTGAGCTGCCGGGTGCCACCAGTGAGCAATCAAGCTTTGGCGGTAACCGCAGTGGCGGTGGTTCACGTGGCGACAAAGGCAAAGAGGAGCTGTTACCCCAGTTTGCAGCGCTCTCCAGCGGTGAGGTGCTGCCGGTGGAAATTGGCTTTTTTTTGCTGAAGGACGGCAAAGACGGCCGCGGGGCAATCATCTCTTACAGCACTTTGCATGGTATGGAATTGGAGTGGCAGGCCGATGATTACTGA
- the gspI gene encoding type II secretion system minor pseudopilin GspI, with translation MITECRIARRRNAARQHGFTLVEVLVALVIFGVIAASVLKTMQDSVRQQTALEERLAANWVAQQALAEIRLRTEWPPLGKKTEKVTLSEREWQVAAEVTGTSEPRMRHIVVQVGWPDKPPILTIDSWVAQPDATAVSP, from the coding sequence ATGATTACTGAGTGCCGAATTGCCCGACGGCGGAATGCGGCCAGACAGCATGGCTTTACCCTGGTGGAGGTTCTGGTCGCGCTGGTGATTTTCGGCGTAATTGCCGCCAGCGTATTAAAGACCATGCAGGACAGCGTGCGGCAGCAGACTGCCTTGGAAGAGCGCCTTGCTGCCAACTGGGTCGCGCAACAGGCGCTTGCGGAAATTCGCCTGCGCACCGAGTGGCCGCCACTGGGGAAGAAGACTGAAAAGGTGACCCTGTCCGAGCGTGAGTGGCAGGTGGCCGCCGAGGTCACGGGCACCAGTGAGCCCAGAATGCGCCATATCGTCGTGCAGGTGGGCTGGCCGGACAAGCCGCCAATCCTCACCATAGATTCCTGGGTTGCACAGCCCGATGCCACTGCGGTGAGTCCATGA